A genomic window from Desulfocurvibacter africanus subsp. africanus DSM 2603 includes:
- a CDS encoding alpha/beta hydrolase: MHTLPLAGIRKQKVLLQPLIAVPVRVWLACLLAALAACSSTQTFVAPLGQASFALYQAETRQWLEEHRHFQGPDKAAELDWNMPQEWRPAGVPSKGVLLVHGLGDSPWSFCDLGPELARQGFLVRSVLLPGHGTQPADLMHPSLADWRQVVREQAAILAREVAQVYLGGFSTGANLVVDYALDNPEVAGLLLFSPAFKSDSAYDWVTPWIAWARPWLRIPDANRPQQTPVRYLNTPTNGFAQFYRSSAAVRSGLARKTYDKPALLVTVRHDSVLDVRHTLETFTKRFTHPSSRLVWYGSLPEGTSVPPRVLVRSDYLPEQRISQFSHMGVLFSPRNPLYGEQGLRLCWNGQDEDGLRQCMEGAQVWYSAWGYREPGKIHARLTFNPYFDWQAEVMAQVLKAAEKDAMQGGNDARCALSVSQYSTLQIK; the protein is encoded by the coding sequence ATGCACACACTGCCCTTGGCGGGAATCCGGAAACAGAAGGTCCTGCTTCAGCCCCTTATCGCCGTCCCGGTTCGCGTTTGGCTGGCTTGCCTGCTGGCGGCCCTGGCGGCCTGCTCGTCCACGCAAACCTTCGTCGCCCCGCTGGGGCAAGCAAGCTTCGCGCTGTACCAGGCCGAAACGCGCCAGTGGCTGGAAGAGCACCGGCACTTCCAGGGCCCGGATAAAGCGGCCGAGTTGGACTGGAATATGCCGCAGGAGTGGCGACCGGCCGGCGTTCCCTCCAAGGGCGTCCTGTTGGTACACGGCCTGGGCGATTCGCCCTGGTCGTTCTGCGATCTGGGGCCGGAGCTGGCCAGACAGGGCTTTCTGGTCCGCAGCGTGCTACTGCCCGGCCACGGCACGCAGCCGGCCGACCTGATGCACCCAAGCCTAGCGGATTGGCGACAGGTGGTGCGGGAGCAGGCCGCGATCCTGGCGCGGGAAGTGGCACAGGTCTATCTGGGCGGGTTCTCCACCGGGGCCAATCTGGTCGTGGACTATGCGCTGGACAACCCGGAGGTTGCGGGGCTGCTGCTGTTTTCTCCGGCCTTCAAATCGGACAGCGCCTACGACTGGGTCACGCCCTGGATCGCCTGGGCCCGGCCCTGGCTGCGCATACCGGACGCAAATCGGCCGCAACAGACTCCGGTGCGCTACCTGAACACGCCAACCAACGGGTTCGCCCAATTCTACCGTAGCAGTGCGGCCGTCCGCTCCGGGTTGGCGCGTAAAACCTACGACAAGCCCGCGCTACTCGTGACCGTGCGCCACGATTCCGTCCTCGACGTGCGCCACACGCTGGAAACCTTCACTAAACGCTTCACTCACCCGTCCAGTCGCCTGGTCTGGTACGGCAGCCTGCCCGAGGGAACCAGCGTTCCGCCGCGCGTGCTGGTCAGGAGCGACTACCTGCCGGAGCAGCGCATAAGCCAGTTCTCACACATGGGCGTGCTGTTTTCGCCGCGCAATCCGCTGTACGGCGAGCAAGGCCTGCGCTTATGCTGGAACGGCCAGGATGAAGACGGACTACGCCAGTGCATGGAGGGCGCGCAGGTCTGGTATTCGGCCTGGGGCTACAGAGAGCCGGGAAAGATCCACGCCCGCCTGACGTTCAATCCGTATTTCGACTGGCAAGCCGAGGTCATGGCGCAGGTGCTGAAGGCCGCCGAGAAAGACGCCATGCAAGGCGGCAATGATGCTCGTTGCGCACTCTCCGTATCCCAGTACAGCACCTTGC